The Carassius auratus strain Wakin unplaced genomic scaffold, ASM336829v1 scaf_tig00027468, whole genome shotgun sequence genome window below encodes:
- the LOC113079226 gene encoding transcriptional and immune response regulator-like translates to MSSDMYSESRRVCPSIHGNKFDTANRKRAVANIFENVNQDKLMRLFQKTGDMKAEERVRSIFSFAHDPEETAKALMALKQRKKDKFLRIAGMVRHFLKLR, encoded by the coding sequence ATGTCGTCCGACATGTACTCAGAATCTCGCCGGGTCTGCCCTTCGATCCATGGCAACAAGTTTGACACGGCGAACCGAAAGCGAGCGGTGGCCAACATCTTCGAGAACGTCAACCAGGACAAACTCATGAGACTCTTCCAGAAAACTGGGGACATGAAAGCCGAGGAGAGAGTGAGAAGCATCTTCTCCTTCGCACACGACCCCGAAGAGACGGCCAAAGCTCTGATGGCTCTCAAGCAGAGGAAGAAGGACAAGTTCCTGCGCATCGCGGGGATGGTGCGACACTTTCTGAAACTGCGTTGA